The segment tttataataataatgttgtgtctttttgtgtctgtgcagtTGGTGATTCTCTTGAACCTGAGACAGGGCTGTGTGATGCCAATTGTTCTGGTGAGAATTTAAAGTCATGATATTAaactttcaaactccattttgatattaaggaatagactcaactcaatactgattctgataccacaatgataataaaaacactctttatttacacaatacaatctgattttaactttaaatggtagtactttctttcatattcccatgtgtgttatatgtgtatatattatatgtgtgtactccctcagtgtgcagtaggttcatagtggtccatggtgtatacgagtctatgtgtcttatacttgtgaaagatactgACCAGGATCATTGTAAgtttggttcatttctgtcctttgaatgtgACCTTTGTAATATTGATACTACTTCAAATttcctaaccctgtagttctgtagaaacatgttctgaaatgtgattcttgcattagtttgtcagttcagatttcactctttttgtcaattcctctggatgtgtttaaaatatgaactttgaacatgtttatataattataacataaaaaatccCCATATCGTTCAGCCCTACATTGGtagaaatacaaatgaaaaacgaTACTTAAGTGAACAAACAGTTACTTGACtaataaatacagatacaggTTTAAACATCGACTCAACTAAGTACAAATGATACTGTGTAgctgtcatcaacattctctggcggtgtgatgctaactgtaggcactgctctgtttgaggcTTGTtagactgtattttaaactatttctctcctgtgtgacttTTTGTATGTCTTTTCGATCACGGCTCTGggcagaacagctgtaaggtttgtctcctgtgtgttttctcatgtgttttttgAGACTActcttttgaataaatgctttctcacagaggGAACAGCTGTacggtttgtctcctgtgtgtgttcccaTGTGTCTTTTGAGAACActcttttgaataaatgctttctcacagacagaacagttataaggtttgtctcctgtgtgtgttcccatgtgttgtgtgagattactcttttgaataaatgatttctcacagacagaacagttataaggtttgtctcctgtgtgtgttcccatgtgttgtgtgagattactcttttgaataaatgctttctcacaaacagaacagctgtaaggtttgactcctgtgtgttttctcatgtgttttgtgagactactcttttgaataaatgctttctcacagaggGAACAGCTGTatggtttgtctcctgtgtgtgttcccaTGTGTTGTGTAAGAGTACTCTTTCGATTAAATgatttctcacagacagaacagttaaaaggtttgtctcctgtgtgtgttctcatgtgtatTGTGAGATTACTCTTTCgattaaatgctttctcacagacagaacagttataaggtttgtctcctgtgtgtgttcccaTGTGTCTTGTGAGATGActcttttgaataaatgctttctcacagacagaacagctgtaaggtttgtctcctgtgtgtgttcccaTGTGTTGTGTAAGAGTACTCTTTCGATTAAATgatttctcacagacagaacaggtgTAAAGTTTCTCTTCTCTGTGAATTCTCAAGTGTCTTATTAAATCGCTTTTTAAGCCAAATCTCTTTTTACAAACTAAGCACTGGTGTTTCTTCCCTGCTGCTCGTTTGGCTGTTCCTGACACGTCCCCATTGTCCACagtggctctggtctctggtgcagacttgtGTTTGGGGGATAGACTTGAGTTTGGTGCAGTGGTGCTTTTGTCTCTGCTCTGGACTTGGTTGTAGTGGTCTccatctgcctctgtctccatctgtgcagctgaagAGCCGATTGGAGCTCTCCAGTCTTCATCACTGTCAGTGTCAGAAGAGTGCTCCGTGTCTCCCTCAGTCTCAGGGTGGACATGCGTCTCTGAGCTGATGtcttctccctgtgtgtcctctctgtggacatgtgtctctgagctgatgtccacagagaggacaggcaGGAAGAGgacatgtgtctctgagctgatgtcctcttcctgcctgtcctctctgtggacatgtgtctctgaGTTGACGTCCTCTCTGTGATCACTTTCTTTTCgttgaagcagtgaggactcttctgtcttcacacagcCATCATTGGACTCAGGGACAGAcctgaagaaaagaaaatctacatgaatcaaaaacagtttggaacaattgtcctctgaggagaagtcagtgtctgtgtctgcataaagtattcttatgtataaaacctgctgTTCATGCGATTCAATTAGCACTTTATACTTCTAGCTGTTCTTAAATGTCCCTGAATTCAGATGAATTTCTAATCTGatcatattttataataaattgtGTTGAAAGTGATGGGACTCACACttgcagctcctcttcctcctgtttgtcgtgctgttcttctggctcctctttaatctgtggagtctctgggaTTTCCTGTTTCAGAGTGAGAACAGGACTCAGAGAGGACATGTGGACACCTGCAGGAGACAATGAGCAAACAAAGATGATAATTACTTACACAAACATATGTATTATTTGTCTATAAAGTTGTACATTTAATCCAAATCCAAACTTTTTGAGTTCAGGATTGTGTCGTCACACAGAATATTTATTTCCcctaatgttaaaaaaaatggagATTTGAAGATGCTAAATAGTAAAGGcaaaacaagtttatttgtacagcacaattcatacacaaggtagtttaaagtactttactaaataaaaaagacattaaaatcacaataccacaaaccaaaacagaaataatcacaaataatcaccacaaaataaacatgaaaggagaaaagtgcagagttaaaacctttcagtcacatgcacagataaacagaactgttttgatcctggatttaaacattgtcaaagtagaggcctgtgtcacatcttcaggaagaatgttccaggttttatctgtagaaaactgaaacactgattcctcatgtttagtcctgactctgggaccagcaggaggccggtccctgaagtcctcctcatgtgagatggttcatgtggctcatgtgggagatgttctttggtgctggtccatggagagacttgttcacacagagctgctttaaagtctattctctgagccacaggagccagagacctgagccacaggacacatgtgtgaagtacttcctggttctagtcaggacctgagcagcagtgttctggatgtactgttctgtcttaaggctcgtttggagaggccagtgagcaggacgttacagtcgtctaacctactggagacaaatacatggaaGTCTCTCCAAGTGtgattttgacagtttacctttgatttttgcaatgtattttaggtgataaaaagctgcagatgttattgatttgatgtggctgttaaagttcaagtctgagtccattattacctctagatttctagcctgatttgaaggttttagagagactggaggtgactgctgacactttctccatgtttctgtgggacaaagacTTGGAGGCGACGCttgctcagtggttagagcgttggtcccccaacccgaaggtcggaagATCGAATCTCGCTTGGACCAAGTCCTGTTttcttaggcaaggcacttcacccacattgcctcgTATGTGCGTGTGACCAGATTGGTGGTGGtctgaggggctgatggcgcagattggcagcctcgcgtCCCTcagtttgccccagggcagctgtggctacaattaCCATCACTAAGtgtggaagtgaatgaataatgactgtagtgtagcactttgagaggctttgacaagcctgtaaagcgcattacaagtgtaaaaaaacaagataaactatgacttgagtcttgtctgagtttatctggagaaagttgtttcacatccacacactgatctgttggatgcagtgagtgaatccactggtccatattcacctgctgcagtgagacatagatctgagtgtcatctgcagagttgtggta is part of the Periophthalmus magnuspinnatus isolate fPerMag1 chromosome 16, fPerMag1.2.pri, whole genome shotgun sequence genome and harbors:
- the LOC117383491 gene encoding zinc finger protein 501-like — protein: METEADGDHYNQVQSRDKSTTAPNSSLSPKHKSAPETRATVDNGDVSGTAKRAAGKKHQCLVCKKRFGLKSDLIRHLRIHREEKLYTCSVCEKSFNRKSTLTQHMGTHTGDKPYSCSVCEKAFIQKSHLTRHMGTHTGDKPYNCSVCEKAFNRKSNLTIHMRTHTGDKPFNCSVCEKSFNRKSTLTQHMGTHTGDKPYSCSLCEKAFIQKSSLTKHMRKHTGVKPYSCSVCEKAFIQKSNLTQHMGTHTGDKPYNCSVCEKSFIQKSNLTQHMGTHTGDKPYNCSVCEKAFIQKSVLKRHMGTHTGDKPYSCSLCEKAFIQKSSLKKHMRKHTGDKPYSCSAQSRDRKDIQKVTQERNSLKYSLTSLKQSSAYS